From Hymenobacter sedentarius, a single genomic window includes:
- the ppk1 gene encoding polyphosphate kinase 1 yields the protein MKTLSRDLSWLRFNARVLQEAQSPDVPLLERLKFLAIFSSNLDEFFKVRVATLRRLTNLKKKTRAKLGDSPKRQLREVLVEVSRQQEEFGATFREQLLPELNRHHIHLLNEADLTDQQRAWTTRYFEEKVRDLLSPVALDDTLHHLFLKDQAVYLTFFLSQPREAQAGAHAERVLVMELPTKRHGGRFVRLPDEGEERYVLFLDDVIRVGAPALFPAYERVEVNAIKLSRDAELDIEEEVSGDLMEKIRSSLAKRATGFPARLLYDPRMPKETLRAIKQKTGITDDALVEGSRYHNFRDFFGFPHFDEPSFHYPARPALPHPTLPRTGSLLAAIGQRDHLLHPPYQSFDYVTRLLREAAADPRVSAISITLYRVASKSAVVKALMKAARHGKQVTVVVELKARFDEESNLFWADKLQRAGAHVIFTPPELKVHSKLLLIARREADETTRQYAYFSTGNFNESTSQLYTDHGLFTAHEGLTREAAAVFGYLRDQQAVPQLELLLVAPFGLRTGLNALIDYEIKQAKKGKEAYIILKMNALEDRGMIAKLYHASEAGVRIELIVRGIGCLVPGQAGYSENISQRGLVDRYLEHSRVYVFAHGGEEKVFVSSADWMTRNLDRRVEVAFPILDAGLRAEVRYLLDLQRQDNVKARDFENCFVLPEEGKKPVQAQVATYAWLKGMKRRARAAAQPAAVAKRGPVSKKKG from the coding sequence TTGAAAACCCTCTCCCGCGACTTGAGCTGGCTTCGCTTCAATGCCCGCGTGCTTCAGGAAGCGCAGAGCCCCGACGTGCCGCTGCTGGAGCGGCTCAAGTTCCTGGCCATTTTCAGCAGCAACCTCGACGAGTTTTTTAAGGTGCGGGTGGCCACCCTGCGGCGGCTCACCAACCTAAAGAAGAAAACGCGCGCCAAGCTCGGCGACAGCCCGAAGCGCCAGCTGCGCGAGGTGCTGGTCGAGGTATCGCGGCAGCAGGAGGAGTTCGGGGCCACGTTTCGGGAGCAGCTGCTGCCCGAGCTAAACCGCCACCACATTCACCTGCTGAACGAGGCCGACCTCACCGACCAGCAGCGTGCCTGGACGACCCGCTACTTCGAGGAAAAGGTGCGCGACCTGCTCTCGCCGGTGGCGCTGGACGACACCCTGCACCACCTGTTTCTGAAAGACCAGGCCGTGTACCTCACGTTCTTTCTCAGCCAGCCCCGCGAGGCCCAGGCCGGCGCCCACGCCGAGCGGGTGCTGGTGATGGAGCTGCCCACCAAGCGCCACGGCGGCCGCTTTGTGCGCCTGCCCGACGAAGGCGAGGAGCGCTACGTGCTGTTTCTGGACGACGTGATTCGCGTGGGCGCCCCCGCGCTGTTTCCGGCCTACGAGCGGGTGGAAGTCAACGCCATCAAGCTCTCGCGCGATGCCGAGCTGGACATCGAAGAAGAAGTATCGGGCGACCTGATGGAGAAAATCCGTAGCAGCCTGGCCAAGCGCGCCACCGGCTTCCCTGCCCGCCTGCTCTACGACCCCCGGATGCCCAAGGAAACCCTGCGGGCCATCAAGCAGAAAACCGGCATCACCGACGACGCCTTGGTAGAAGGCAGCCGCTACCACAACTTCCGCGACTTTTTTGGCTTCCCCCACTTCGACGAGCCCAGTTTCCACTACCCGGCCCGGCCGGCGCTGCCGCATCCCACGCTGCCGCGCACGGGCAGTTTGCTGGCCGCCATCGGCCAGCGCGACCACCTGCTGCACCCGCCCTACCAGTCGTTTGACTACGTGACGCGCCTGCTGCGCGAAGCCGCCGCCGACCCGCGCGTGTCGGCCATCAGCATCACGCTCTACCGCGTGGCCAGCAAAAGCGCCGTGGTGAAAGCCCTGATGAAAGCCGCCCGGCACGGCAAGCAGGTGACGGTGGTAGTGGAGCTGAAAGCCCGCTTCGATGAGGAGTCCAACCTGTTTTGGGCCGATAAGCTGCAGCGGGCGGGCGCGCACGTCATCTTCACGCCGCCCGAGCTGAAGGTGCACAGCAAGCTGCTGCTCATTGCCCGCCGCGAGGCCGACGAAACCACCCGCCAGTATGCCTATTTCAGCACCGGCAACTTCAACGAAAGCACCAGCCAGCTCTACACCGACCACGGCCTGTTTACGGCCCACGAAGGTCTGACCCGCGAAGCCGCCGCCGTATTTGGCTACCTGCGCGACCAGCAGGCCGTGCCGCAGCTCGAGCTGCTGCTCGTAGCGCCGTTTGGCCTGCGCACCGGCCTCAACGCCCTGATTGACTACGAAATCAAGCAAGCCAAAAAAGGCAAGGAGGCCTACATTATTCTCAAAATGAATGCCCTGGAAGACCGCGGCATGATTGCCAAGCTCTACCACGCCAGCGAAGCCGGTGTGCGGATTGAGCTAATCGTGCGGGGCATCGGCTGCCTGGTACCGGGCCAGGCGGGCTACAGCGAAAACATCAGCCAGCGCGGCCTCGTGGACCGGTACCTGGAGCATAGCCGGGTGTACGTTTTCGCCCACGGCGGCGAGGAAAAAGTCTTCGTTTCATCCGCCGACTGGATGACCCGCAACCTTGACCGGCGCGTGGAAGTAGCCTTCCCCATTCTCGACGCCGGTCTGCGGGCCGAGGTGCGGTATCTGCTCGATTTGCAGCGCCAGGACAACGTCAAGGCCCGGGACTTTGAAAACTGTTTCGTGCTGCCCGAGGAAGGAAAGAAGCCGGTGCAAGCGCAGGTGGCTACGTATGCATGGCTGAAAGGGATGAAGCGGCGGGCCCGGGCGGCTGCTCAGCCTGCGGCGGTAGCCAAGCGCGGCCCTGTTTCGAAGAAAAAGGGCTAA
- a CDS encoding SixA phosphatase family protein: MKTLYLLRHAKSSWSFNELSDQERPLNDRGRDDAPAMGKALAKRHIRPDLVVSSPAVRAMSTAVLVAREVEYPHDKIVVEPGIYGADVDGLLDVIHHLPDTAASVLLVGHNPTITETANALSPSSLNEMPTAAVVCLRFDCDHWADVSKANAEFYFYDYPRNVK, from the coding sequence ATGAAAACCCTGTACCTCCTTCGCCACGCCAAATCCAGCTGGAGCTTCAACGAGCTCAGCGACCAGGAACGCCCCCTCAACGACCGTGGCCGCGACGATGCCCCCGCCATGGGCAAGGCCCTGGCCAAGCGCCACATTCGGCCCGACCTGGTGGTGAGCTCGCCGGCGGTGCGCGCCATGAGCACGGCTGTGCTAGTGGCCCGCGAGGTAGAGTACCCGCACGATAAAATCGTGGTGGAGCCTGGGATTTACGGGGCGGATGTGGACGGCTTGCTCGACGTTATCCACCACCTGCCCGATACGGCCGCATCGGTGCTGCTGGTGGGCCACAACCCCACCATCACTGAAACCGCCAACGCCTTGTCGCCTTCCTCGCTAAACGAGATGCCGACCGCTGCCGTGGTGTGCCTGCGTTTCGACTGCGACCATTGGGCCGACGTGAGCAAGGCCAACGCCGAATTCTACTTCTACGACTACCCCCGGAACGTTAAGTAA
- a CDS encoding M43 family zinc metalloprotease yields the protein MNKLYLSALALLGSAAPLLAQQRLNPEATIEAATPNSRACATMEVLEAQLAANPGLARSMEAIEAHTKQFLARPALMQRGPAATTVTIPVVVHVVYNTTAQNVADALITAQIQTLNDDYAKMNADASKVPSAFAGAAAATNVRFVLATVDPTGKTTTGIVRRFTKTRSFSTNDAVKYTSKGGDDAWPSDKYLNMWLCNLGQSLLGYAQFPGGAPATDGVVCLYSSVPGGAATNYNQGRTATHEVGHWLNLRHIWGDATCGNDQVADTPTQQTSNGGCPAFPHVTCSNGPNGDMFMNYMDYTYDQCMYMFTAGQSARMDALFTAGGARYSLLTSPAALRQAPATATSVSVYPNPALESLTLSMPAGADAAQYAVRVYDMRGHEMTAARYDGRGQVSLSNLPKGLYYVTIANGAETTRQRFEKQ from the coding sequence ATGAACAAACTGTACCTCTCCGCGCTGGCCCTGTTGGGCAGCGCCGCTCCTCTGCTCGCGCAACAGCGCCTCAACCCCGAGGCCACCATCGAGGCCGCCACCCCCAACAGCCGCGCCTGTGCCACCATGGAGGTGCTGGAAGCCCAACTGGCCGCCAACCCGGGCCTGGCCCGGAGTATGGAAGCCATTGAGGCCCACACCAAGCAGTTCCTGGCCCGGCCCGCGCTGATGCAGCGCGGCCCCGCCGCCACCACGGTGACCATTCCGGTGGTCGTGCACGTGGTCTACAACACGACGGCCCAGAACGTAGCCGATGCCCTGATTACGGCCCAGATTCAGACCCTGAATGACGACTATGCCAAGATGAATGCGGATGCCAGCAAAGTGCCTTCAGCGTTTGCCGGGGCTGCGGCGGCTACCAACGTGCGCTTTGTACTGGCCACGGTAGACCCGACCGGCAAAACGACCACCGGCATCGTTCGCCGTTTCACCAAAACCCGTTCTTTCAGCACCAACGACGCGGTAAAATACACGAGCAAGGGCGGTGATGACGCGTGGCCCAGTGACAAATACCTGAATATGTGGCTGTGCAACCTGGGCCAGAGCCTGCTCGGCTACGCCCAGTTCCCCGGGGGCGCCCCCGCCACCGACGGCGTGGTGTGCCTGTATTCGTCGGTGCCCGGCGGCGCGGCCACCAACTACAACCAAGGCCGCACGGCCACGCACGAGGTGGGCCACTGGCTCAACCTGCGCCACATCTGGGGTGACGCCACCTGCGGCAACGACCAGGTGGCCGACACCCCTACCCAACAAACCAGCAACGGCGGCTGCCCTGCCTTTCCCCACGTAACCTGCTCGAATGGGCCGAACGGGGACATGTTCATGAACTACATGGACTACACTTATGACCAGTGCATGTACATGTTCACCGCGGGCCAGTCGGCCCGGATGGATGCCTTGTTCACGGCCGGTGGGGCGCGGTATTCCCTCCTCACTTCGCCAGCCGCCCTGCGCCAGGCTCCTGCTACTGCTACGAGCGTATCGGTTTACCCCAACCCCGCGCTGGAGTCGCTGACTTTGTCGATGCCCGCCGGCGCCGACGCGGCTCAATACGCCGTGCGGGTGTACGACATGCGCGGCCACGAAATGACTGCCGCCCGCTACGACGGCCGCGGCCAGGTGAGCCTGAGCAACCTGCCCAAGGGCCTGTACTACGTGACCATCGCCAACGGTGCCGAAACCACCCGCCAGCGCTTCGAGAAGCAATAG
- a CDS encoding metallophosphoesterase: MAFPFSSLAQGESSQNPLVSRPNYRRGGLDWKSKVPPDSAHIRYTVFLIGDVGKPASKANGGEPSLNFLRKKIMEAGAKSTTIFLGDNVYEFGMPEEGAYDRKASEERLRDQIDVLRNYKGEKYMIPGNHDWKQGLKGGLEQVLREQRFAENYMAQDSAAFAYTGDFITPANGCPGPYEIRLQDDLVLITINSQWFLTNRNERPYGADGGCGVEDETDFMAQLEDIIARNKDKNIMVVGHHPLFSDGVHGGYFTLGDHIFPISIVYKYAFLPLPIIGSIYPFARKYGGVSQDVAYPAYQAYKKGLMDIFDKYPNIIYAAGHEHNLQYFKEGTTHCIVSGSGCKTQHVKPGDGGGALFSDKEKGWARVNYYDDGQVWTEYFVPEGKGDKARLVFRTPLYAKTTFDVATTEAAPVTPVEKQRRKEKGSVTVPALPTTRPNFRDSSVVVAVNPRYDKHGKLHNWLLGEHYRKEWATPVKFPLLDLAHDKGGLVPYKTGGGKQTASLKVRNEEGHNFTLRGIDKDPAAVLPEALRTGFAKDILQDQISAQHPYASFVLPPLGTAAGILHTNPVPVYIPQDPLLGQYYSTFSNQPAALEEDAKDDQSNVPSLGNAKNLVGTDKMLERLLEDNDNKMDQVAFARSRLFDMWIGDWDRHEDQWRWAEVKDKDGNRTFTAVPEDRDIAFFKGDGVLPFLVSRKFAIRNFQNFGYDYADYKGLNQTALSNDRTFLSGVTREQWVAQAQYMKEHLTDEVIEKAFREKWPAEIYALHGPEIVAKLKSRRDLLPDLAGKYANVVAQIVEVRGTQKNEKFVVDRLPNGDTHLTVRKITKEGKVTKVLYDRVLEHGVTDEVRLYGIRGKDVYEVKGDVKKAIKLRLIGGTDRDTITDVSRVAGIGHKTQVYDADTGNVINVGKEARLRLEPGVDVSRYDHPKRFDLKDYRLNYTGPALFFGYNIDDGILLGGGVTHRRYGFRREPFSSEQSLAANFAPARDAFNLKYTGQFTRLIGKYDLHVASQFYGPQLLYNFFGIGNNTANLATEDANRGVVTARTVNSAYRVRFTKFNVAPTLERNLFSFLKLGVGPQYEQFRVEQDPIGTIIKDSLTAKDGGVTYENRRFGIRASDFQTNQYLGGLLYLNLDASSSPKNPRIGIRWYNEAQYNFQLNGEQLQFGRFTSEIRAYLTPNLPFQITYAGRLGATRNIGDYRFYQANTLGGTTNLRGYRRTRYAGRSSVYGNFEARLQLLSFNAYLFPGKLGILGLADFGRVYSDYDKTNGISAFHSGFGGGIYVDVLKQAVINATYSVGEEKLVFVGFDFLF; the protein is encoded by the coding sequence TTGGCGTTCCCATTCAGCAGCCTGGCCCAGGGCGAGTCCAGCCAGAACCCGCTCGTTTCCCGCCCCAACTACCGCCGCGGCGGCCTTGACTGGAAAAGCAAGGTGCCGCCCGACAGCGCCCACATTCGGTACACGGTGTTTTTGATTGGCGACGTGGGCAAGCCCGCTTCCAAGGCCAACGGGGGCGAGCCCTCGTTGAATTTCCTGCGCAAGAAAATCATGGAGGCCGGGGCCAAGAGCACCACGATTTTCCTCGGCGACAACGTGTACGAGTTCGGCATGCCCGAGGAAGGCGCCTACGACCGCAAGGCGTCGGAGGAGCGCCTGCGCGACCAGATAGACGTGCTGCGCAACTATAAGGGCGAGAAGTACATGATTCCCGGCAACCACGACTGGAAGCAGGGGCTTAAAGGGGGCCTGGAGCAGGTGCTGCGCGAGCAGCGCTTTGCCGAAAACTACATGGCCCAGGACTCGGCGGCCTTTGCCTACACCGGCGACTTCATCACGCCGGCCAACGGCTGCCCGGGCCCTTATGAAATCCGCCTGCAGGACGACCTGGTGCTCATCACCATCAACTCGCAGTGGTTTCTCACCAACCGCAACGAGCGGCCCTACGGCGCCGACGGCGGCTGCGGCGTGGAAGACGAAACCGATTTCATGGCCCAGTTGGAGGACATCATTGCCCGCAACAAGGACAAGAACATCATGGTGGTGGGCCACCACCCGCTGTTCAGCGACGGGGTGCACGGCGGGTACTTCACGCTCGGCGACCACATCTTCCCCATCAGCATCGTGTACAAGTACGCGTTTCTGCCCTTGCCCATAATCGGCTCCATTTACCCGTTTGCCCGCAAGTACGGCGGGGTGAGCCAGGACGTGGCCTACCCGGCGTACCAGGCCTACAAAAAGGGGCTGATGGATATTTTTGATAAGTACCCCAACATCATTTACGCAGCCGGGCACGAACACAACCTGCAGTATTTCAAGGAGGGCACCACGCACTGCATCGTGAGCGGCTCGGGCTGCAAAACCCAGCACGTGAAGCCCGGCGACGGCGGTGGCGCCCTGTTTTCGGACAAGGAGAAGGGCTGGGCCCGCGTGAACTACTACGACGACGGCCAGGTCTGGACCGAATACTTCGTGCCCGAGGGCAAGGGCGATAAGGCCCGGCTGGTGTTTCGCACCCCGCTCTACGCCAAGACTACCTTCGACGTAGCCACCACCGAGGCAGCCCCCGTGACGCCCGTGGAAAAGCAGCGCCGCAAAGAAAAAGGCAGCGTGACCGTGCCGGCCCTGCCCACGACCCGGCCCAACTTCCGCGACAGCAGCGTGGTGGTGGCCGTGAACCCGCGCTACGACAAGCACGGCAAGCTGCACAACTGGCTGCTGGGCGAGCACTACCGCAAGGAGTGGGCCACGCCCGTGAAGTTTCCGCTGCTGGACCTGGCCCACGACAAGGGCGGTCTGGTGCCCTACAAAACCGGCGGCGGCAAGCAAACGGCCTCGCTGAAGGTGCGCAACGAAGAAGGCCACAACTTCACGCTGCGCGGCATCGACAAAGACCCCGCCGCCGTGCTGCCCGAGGCCCTGCGCACGGGCTTCGCCAAAGACATCTTGCAGGACCAGATTTCGGCCCAGCACCCGTATGCCTCGTTTGTGCTGCCCCCGCTGGGCACCGCCGCGGGCATCCTGCACACCAACCCCGTGCCCGTGTACATCCCTCAAGACCCCTTGCTGGGCCAGTACTACAGCACCTTTTCGAACCAGCCCGCCGCGCTTGAGGAAGACGCCAAAGACGACCAAAGCAACGTGCCCAGCCTGGGCAACGCCAAAAACCTGGTGGGCACCGACAAGATGCTCGAGCGCCTGCTCGAAGACAACGACAACAAGATGGACCAGGTGGCCTTTGCCCGCTCGCGCCTGTTTGACATGTGGATAGGCGACTGGGACCGGCACGAAGACCAGTGGCGCTGGGCCGAAGTGAAAGACAAGGACGGCAACCGCACCTTCACGGCCGTGCCCGAAGACCGCGACATTGCCTTCTTCAAGGGCGACGGGGTGCTGCCGTTTCTGGTCAGCCGCAAGTTTGCCATCCGCAACTTCCAGAACTTCGGCTACGACTACGCCGACTACAAGGGCCTGAACCAGACCGCGCTCAGCAACGACCGCACCTTCCTGAGCGGCGTGACGCGCGAGCAGTGGGTGGCCCAGGCCCAGTACATGAAGGAGCACCTCACCGACGAGGTCATCGAAAAGGCGTTCCGCGAGAAGTGGCCCGCGGAAATCTACGCCCTGCACGGCCCCGAAATCGTGGCCAAGCTCAAGAGCCGGCGCGACCTGCTGCCCGACCTGGCCGGCAAGTACGCCAACGTGGTGGCCCAGATTGTGGAAGTGCGCGGCACCCAGAAAAACGAGAAGTTTGTGGTCGACCGCCTGCCCAACGGCGACACCCACCTCACGGTGCGCAAAATCACCAAGGAAGGCAAGGTGACCAAGGTGCTCTACGACCGGGTACTCGAGCACGGCGTCACCGACGAGGTGCGCCTCTACGGCATCCGCGGCAAGGACGTGTACGAGGTGAAGGGCGACGTGAAAAAGGCCATCAAACTGCGCCTGATTGGCGGCACCGACCGCGACACTATCACCGACGTGAGCCGCGTGGCTGGCATCGGTCACAAAACCCAGGTGTACGACGCCGATACCGGCAACGTCATCAACGTGGGCAAGGAAGCCCGCCTGCGCCTGGAGCCCGGCGTGGACGTGAGCCGCTACGACCACCCCAAGCGCTTCGACCTAAAGGACTACCGCCTCAACTACACCGGCCCGGCCCTGTTTTTTGGGTATAACATCGACGACGGCATCTTGCTGGGCGGCGGCGTCACGCACCGCCGCTACGGCTTCCGCCGCGAGCCGTTTTCGTCCGAGCAAAGCCTGGCGGCCAACTTTGCCCCCGCCCGCGATGCCTTCAACCTGAAGTACACCGGCCAGTTCACGCGCCTCATTGGCAAGTACGACCTGCACGTGGCCTCCCAGTTCTACGGCCCGCAGCTGCTCTACAACTTCTTCGGCATCGGCAACAACACCGCCAACCTGGCCACCGAAGACGCCAACCGCGGCGTGGTGACGGCCCGCACCGTGAACTCGGCCTACCGCGTGCGCTTCACCAAGTTCAACGTGGCGCCCACGCTCGAACGCAACCTGTTCAGCTTCCTGAAGCTGGGCGTGGGCCCGCAGTACGAGCAGTTCCGGGTCGAGCAGGACCCCATCGGTACCATCATCAAGGACAGCCTCACCGCCAAAGACGGGGGCGTGACGTACGAGAACCGCCGCTTCGGCATTCGGGCCTCGGACTTCCAGACCAATCAATACCTCGGCGGCCTGCTCTACCTCAACCTCGACGCCAGCTCTTCGCCCAAGAACCCGCGCATCGGCATTCGCTGGTACAACGAGGCCCAGTACAACTTCCAGCTCAACGGCGAGCAGCTGCAGTTTGGGCGCTTCACTTCCGAAATCCGGGCCTACCTCACGCCCAACCTGCCGTTTCAGATTACCTACGCCGGCCGCCTCGGCGCCACGCGCAACATCGGCGACTACCGCTTCTACCAGGCCAATACCCTGGGCGGCACCACCAACCTGCGCGGCTACCGGCGCACGCGCTACGCCGGCCGCAGCAGCGTCTACGGCAACTTCGAGGCCCGCCTGCAGCTTTTGTCGTTCAACGCCTACCTGTTTCCCGGCAAGCTCGGCATCCTGGGGCTGGCCGACTTCGGACGGGTGTATTCGGACTACGACAAGACCAACGGCATCTCGGCCTTTCACTCCGGCTTTGGCGGCGGCATCTACGTCGACGTCCTCAAGCAAGCCGTTATTAACGCCACCTACTCGGTAGGGGAGGAGAAGCTGGTGTTCGTCGGGTTCGATTTCCTCTTTTAA
- a CDS encoding Pycsar system effector family protein, giving the protein MKELAPDTVETTPAAAAVAPIESAEKDAPAADAPDKPAKAKASPLVKEAQEFVTALFARELPAKLTYHSLRHTEAVVKECRILATAAELSPDDTEALLLAAWFHDTGYLDVYDGHEFRSMERAGAWLAEHGVDASRVQLIKDLIKSTHRDTTCETELQKLLVDADMSNLAREDFRSAAELLRTEWELVLGKTYSNTEWAELQLNFMLEHKYHSDAGKERYRKSFKKNLDEQRDQLKKTEKKNKKKAKEQNETFAEPKRGIETMFRTMYSNHMKLSDMADKKASMMIQLNAVLISVIITYLGAKMGKAGALGPMMSGNPVLGIPISILLATALGSVTTAILSAQPDVTAFKWLKKSPQIATNRRVNLLFFGNFTKLSLDNFQGGMRELMRQKEAIYTNMITDVYYLGEVLARKYGLLRTSYTIFMVGLILTALSFAIALLYKS; this is encoded by the coding sequence ATGAAAGAACTTGCCCCCGATACTGTCGAAACTACCCCCGCGGCCGCGGCGGTTGCCCCGATAGAATCCGCCGAAAAAGACGCTCCCGCCGCCGACGCCCCCGACAAGCCGGCCAAAGCCAAAGCCTCGCCACTGGTAAAAGAAGCCCAGGAGTTCGTCACCGCGCTTTTTGCCCGGGAGCTGCCCGCCAAACTCACTTACCACTCGCTGCGGCACACCGAGGCCGTGGTGAAGGAGTGCCGCATCCTGGCCACCGCGGCCGAGCTGAGCCCCGACGACACCGAAGCCCTGCTGCTGGCCGCCTGGTTTCACGACACCGGCTACCTCGACGTGTACGACGGCCACGAGTTCCGGAGCATGGAGCGCGCCGGCGCATGGCTCGCCGAGCACGGCGTGGACGCCAGCCGCGTGCAGCTTATCAAAGACCTCATCAAGAGCACGCACCGCGACACGACCTGCGAAACCGAGCTGCAAAAACTACTCGTGGACGCCGACATGAGTAACCTGGCGCGCGAAGACTTCCGCAGCGCCGCCGAGCTACTGCGCACCGAGTGGGAGCTGGTGCTGGGCAAAACCTACTCCAACACCGAATGGGCCGAGCTGCAGCTCAACTTCATGCTGGAGCACAAGTACCACTCCGACGCCGGCAAGGAGCGGTACCGCAAGTCCTTCAAAAAGAACCTCGACGAGCAGCGCGACCAGCTCAAGAAGACCGAAAAGAAGAACAAGAAGAAAGCCAAGGAGCAGAACGAGACCTTTGCCGAGCCCAAGCGCGGCATCGAGACCATGTTCCGCACCATGTACAGCAACCACATGAAGCTGAGCGACATGGCCGACAAAAAGGCCAGCATGATGATTCAGCTCAACGCCGTGCTCATCTCGGTCATCATCACCTACCTCGGCGCCAAGATGGGCAAGGCCGGCGCCCTGGGCCCGATGATGAGCGGCAACCCCGTGCTCGGCATCCCCATTAGCATCCTGCTGGCCACGGCGCTGGGCTCGGTCACCACGGCCATCCTCTCGGCCCAGCCCGATGTTACGGCGTTTAAGTGGCTCAAGAAAAGCCCCCAGATTGCCACCAACCGCCGCGTGAACCTGCTGTTTTTCGGCAACTTCACCAAGCTCAGCCTCGACAACTTCCAGGGCGGCATGCGCGAGCTCATGCGCCAGAAAGAAGCCATCTACACCAACATGATAACCGACGTGTACTACCTGGGCGAGGTACTGGCCCGCAAGTACGGCCTGCTGCGCACCAGCTACACCATCTTCATGGTGGGGCTGATTCTCACGGCCCTGTCGTTTGCCATCGCCCTGCTGTATAAGTCGTAG
- a CDS encoding HNH endonuclease: MNNCLHCGARTANPKYCSRSHAAIHTNQQAPKRRLTYKCAECDTLIPASRQFCAVHGKRKADYRLLTVAQLKAKDAIKHPSYYRGYLNSITRLLNAHRPRICQVCGYDKHVEYCHKVPIKAFPDSVAVQVVSGPDNILVLCPNCHWEYDHSLLTINSAPFST, from the coding sequence ATGAATAACTGCCTGCACTGCGGCGCCCGCACAGCTAACCCCAAATACTGCTCCCGCTCGCATGCTGCGATTCATACCAACCAGCAGGCTCCCAAGCGACGGCTGACCTACAAGTGTGCCGAGTGCGACACGCTCATTCCGGCAAGCCGACAGTTTTGCGCGGTACATGGCAAGCGCAAGGCCGATTATCGGCTGCTAACCGTGGCACAACTTAAAGCCAAAGATGCCATTAAGCACCCCAGCTATTACCGCGGCTACCTCAACAGCATCACCCGACTGCTGAATGCGCACCGGCCCCGCATTTGCCAGGTGTGCGGCTATGACAAGCATGTAGAATACTGCCACAAGGTTCCCATCAAGGCTTTTCCTGATTCCGTGGCGGTGCAGGTTGTGTCCGGGCCGGATAATATTCTAGTTCTATGCCCGAATTGCCATTGGGAATATGACCATAGCTTGCTAACAATAAATTCCGCCCCATTCAGCACGTAA
- a CDS encoding WG repeat-containing protein, whose protein sequence is MKKLLPLLVLVAVSASAQTQSDTVWTQFTQKDKQGYKYGYKDAAGHIRIPARFGNFTNAQKFRHIMAVSESATPRQYYLLKNGRQVGRDSVYMFDYTFDCESEGKIRFRDRTKDRVGFFNHSGTAIIPAIYNYAEPFYNGLAVALIGARSKCWSGEKDTMHCEHPSWVGGRNVLISERNEVLADNLPRNQLNHLNWYSLRINATALDTATTRTFRAVNGDRYTFTDYEKEFTHWFYEVFVPTVRTGSADKVIPLCYLELAVSGQPFRGWPHFERTAFVQKFYQPALRPKLSGLRYGATNVNIFSEDLDILIFESQRFKSFLNDCGEHFQEKYPVFDVVINQVNAATKSGFEHQERFAFIRTAEGYRLFSATM, encoded by the coding sequence ATGAAGAAACTCCTGCCTCTGCTGGTCCTCGTCGCAGTTTCCGCCTCCGCCCAAACCCAGTCCGATACGGTGTGGACGCAGTTTACCCAAAAGGATAAGCAAGGTTATAAATACGGCTACAAAGACGCCGCTGGCCACATCCGAATCCCCGCTCGCTTCGGCAATTTCACCAATGCGCAGAAGTTCCGGCACATCATGGCCGTGAGCGAAAGCGCTACCCCGCGCCAGTATTATCTGCTAAAGAATGGCCGGCAGGTGGGGCGCGACAGCGTGTATATGTTCGATTACACGTTCGACTGTGAAAGCGAAGGCAAAATCCGATTCCGAGACCGCACAAAAGACCGAGTGGGCTTTTTCAATCATTCAGGAACCGCCATTATTCCGGCCATCTATAACTACGCCGAGCCGTTTTATAACGGTTTAGCAGTAGCGCTCATTGGAGCCCGCAGCAAATGCTGGAGCGGGGAAAAGGATACGATGCACTGCGAGCATCCCAGCTGGGTTGGTGGCCGGAATGTGCTTATCAGTGAGCGCAACGAAGTGCTGGCCGACAACCTGCCCCGGAACCAGTTGAACCACCTAAATTGGTATTCGCTGCGAATCAATGCCACGGCCCTCGACACAGCCACTACCCGCACTTTCCGCGCCGTGAATGGCGACCGGTACACGTTCACGGATTACGAAAAGGAGTTTACCCATTGGTTCTATGAAGTATTTGTGCCCACCGTGCGCACCGGCTCGGCCGATAAAGTGATTCCGCTGTGCTACCTCGAATTGGCAGTATCCGGGCAGCCTTTCCGGGGCTGGCCGCATTTTGAGCGAACCGCCTTCGTGCAGAAGTTCTACCAACCCGCGCTACGCCCGAAGCTGAGCGGCCTTCGCTACGGCGCCACCAACGTCAACATTTTCTCCGAAGACCTGGACATCCTCATCTTCGAAAGCCAACGTTTCAAATCCTTCCTCAACGATTGCGGGGAGCATTTTCAGGAGAAATACCCGGTTTTCGATGTCGTTATAAATCAGGTCAATGCAGCCACCAAAAGCGGCTTTGAGCATCAGGAGCGTTTCGCCTTTATCCGCACAGCGGAAGGATACCGGCTTTTCAGCGCAACCATGTAG